In Frondihabitans sp. PAMC 28766, a genomic segment contains:
- the fliN gene encoding flagellar motor switch protein FliN, producing MTATVTALHADAARALASQLPSGAPLTTQLAASVPAELLAEAVTASFVGGVSADFALVVPEMPGALAAGLATTDLLRPALEAAGQALGAGVLGEVRQGDAPALAADIDSIVFELVDAGRPAGWFVVRIRENGTVSAPASTPVFGSVADKLGRINNVEMALTVEIGRTRMSVRDVLGLEPGAVIELDRSAGAPADVLLNGRLIAHGEVVVVDQDYAVRITKILDIADGQN from the coding sequence ATGACCGCCACCGTCACCGCCCTGCACGCCGACGCAGCGAGAGCCCTCGCCTCGCAGCTGCCCTCGGGCGCCCCGCTGACCACGCAGCTCGCAGCCTCCGTGCCCGCCGAGCTGCTGGCCGAGGCCGTCACCGCCTCGTTCGTCGGCGGCGTCTCGGCCGACTTCGCCCTCGTCGTGCCCGAGATGCCCGGCGCTCTCGCTGCCGGCCTCGCCACGACCGACCTGCTGCGCCCGGCCCTCGAGGCCGCCGGTCAGGCCCTCGGCGCGGGCGTCCTCGGCGAGGTCCGCCAGGGCGACGCCCCCGCGCTCGCCGCAGACATCGACAGCATCGTCTTCGAACTCGTCGACGCAGGCCGCCCCGCCGGCTGGTTCGTCGTCAGGATCCGCGAGAACGGCACCGTCAGCGCGCCGGCGTCGACGCCGGTCTTCGGCTCGGTCGCCGACAAGCTCGGCCGCATCAACAACGTCGAGATGGCCCTCACGGTCGAGATCGGCCGCACCCGCATGAGCGTCCGCGACGTGCTCGGCCTCGAGCCCGGCGCGGTCATCGAGCTCGACCGCTCGGCCGGCGCCCCCGCCGACGTGCTGCTGAACGGCCGCCTCATCGCGCACGGCGAGGTCGTCGTCGTCGACCAGGACTACGCGGTCAGGATCACCAAGATCCTCGACATCGCAGACGGGCAGAACTGA
- a CDS encoding flagellar biosynthetic protein FliO: MDTLFVTLRVVVSLGAVLALLWVVQRKVSKSGRVTAKAKHISVVARQGISGKASVAVIDVDGARYVLGVTEQSVNVLSVGEAPQDATVTALAPVAPVAAPAASSASTFSQALAAEQTSRVDEIRPETGGLAPESTHSASPTRVTSPRRAARAAAAAAPAPTPAASPIAGSILSAATWKQAAAAIRQQRRA, encoded by the coding sequence GTGGACACCCTCTTCGTGACCCTCCGGGTCGTCGTCTCGCTCGGGGCCGTGCTCGCCCTGCTCTGGGTGGTCCAGCGCAAGGTCTCGAAGTCCGGCCGCGTCACCGCCAAGGCCAAGCACATCTCGGTCGTCGCCCGCCAGGGCATCTCCGGCAAGGCGAGCGTCGCCGTGATCGACGTCGACGGGGCCCGCTACGTGCTCGGCGTCACCGAGCAGAGCGTCAACGTCTTGAGCGTGGGCGAGGCGCCGCAGGATGCCACGGTCACCGCCCTCGCGCCCGTCGCCCCGGTCGCGGCCCCGGCGGCATCGTCGGCCTCGACCTTCTCGCAGGCCCTCGCCGCCGAGCAGACCTCCCGAGTGGACGAAATCCGGCCCGAAACAGGGGGCCTGGCCCCGGAATCCACGCACTCGGCGAGCCCCACGCGCGTGACGAGCCCGCGACGCGCAGCGCGCGCCGCCGCGGCCGCCGCGCCCGCGCCGACCCCGGCCGCCTCGCCGATCGCCGGCTCGATCCTCTCGGCCGCGACCTGGAAGCAGGCCGCCGCCGCCATCAGACAGCAGCGGCGCGCATGA
- the fliP gene encoding flagellar type III secretion system pore protein FliP (The bacterial flagellar biogenesis protein FliP forms a type III secretion system (T3SS)-type pore required for flagellar assembly.), which yields MKRRRSRQDTLGAILRITAIVVAVLAIVVGILLVTANAGHAAPVAPTSPLAPSAPATAAATSGSTGDGISLDINGPDGKPSSAVVTLLGITLLSVAPSLLIMMTSFTKIFVVLSMTRNALSLQSIPPNQVIAGLSLFLSLFIMGPVLIHVNDLALQPYLNGKIDFTHAIQLAEGPIRHFMAPHTRQEDIALMTRAAHKPNPASAETTPMLTLIPAFMISELRSAFIIGFVIFIPFLVIDLVVSAALMSMGMMMLPPVMISLPFKILLFVLVDGWGLIIKSLIESYN from the coding sequence ATGAAGCGCCGCCGGTCGCGCCAGGACACGCTCGGCGCGATCCTGCGTATCACAGCGATCGTGGTCGCCGTGCTCGCGATCGTCGTCGGCATCCTGCTCGTCACGGCGAATGCCGGCCACGCCGCCCCGGTCGCGCCCACCTCGCCTCTCGCCCCGTCGGCTCCTGCGACTGCGGCGGCGACTTCGGGCTCGACCGGCGACGGTATCTCGCTCGACATCAACGGCCCCGACGGCAAGCCGTCGTCGGCCGTCGTCACGCTGCTCGGCATCACGCTGCTGAGCGTGGCGCCGTCGCTGCTGATCATGATGACGAGCTTCACGAAGATCTTCGTGGTGCTCTCGATGACCCGCAACGCGCTCAGCCTCCAGTCGATCCCGCCGAACCAGGTGATCGCGGGTCTCTCGCTCTTCCTCAGCCTGTTCATCATGGGGCCGGTGCTGATCCATGTGAACGACCTGGCGCTGCAGCCCTATCTGAACGGCAAGATCGACTTCACGCACGCGATCCAGCTGGCGGAGGGGCCGATCCGGCACTTCATGGCCCCGCACACGCGCCAGGAGGACATCGCCCTGATGACCCGGGCCGCCCACAAGCCGAACCCCGCCTCCGCCGAGACGACGCCGATGCTGACGCTGATCCCGGCCTTCATGATCTCCGAGCTCCGCAGCGCGTTCATCATCGGCTTCGTCATCTTCATCCCCTTCCTGGTCATCGACCTGGTCGTCTCGGCCGCTCTCATGTCGATGGGCATGATGATGCTGCCGCCGGTGATGATCTCGCTGCCCTTCAAGATCCTGCTCTTCGTGCTCGTCGACGGCTGGGGCCTGATCATCAAGAGCCTGATCGAGAGTTACAACTGA
- the fliQ gene encoding flagellar biosynthesis protein FliQ, producing MDQSGVLDVGIQALLVAAKLAAPILITSLVVGFAISLLQSITQIQEPTLAFVPKAVAVAIALVVCGSWMISTMVTFTTQLFDQIPHLLSGV from the coding sequence ATGGACCAGTCCGGAGTTCTCGACGTCGGCATCCAGGCCCTCCTGGTCGCCGCCAAGCTCGCCGCGCCGATCCTGATCACCTCGCTGGTGGTCGGCTTCGCGATCTCGCTGCTGCAGTCGATCACGCAGATCCAGGAGCCGACGCTCGCGTTCGTGCCGAAGGCCGTCGCCGTCGCGATCGCGCTGGTGGTCTGCGGCAGCTGGATGATCTCGACGATGGTGACGTTCACCACGCAGCTGTTCGACCAGATCCCGCATCTTCTGAGCGGGGTCTGA
- a CDS encoding flagellar biosynthetic protein FliR, with amino-acid sequence MAMGFDMNAVEAVMLAGVRIVAFLFIAPPFSYSAIPARVKAILSIGLALAVSPRVVPGYHEQSTGDFLVSLVLQIVAGAALGFLVWLVFAAVQAAGSAIDLFGGFQLAMAYDPGSQVNGAQFTRLFQMTALVLMFTSGGYQLVLGGLLRTFDAIPVTGALDLTNPAQLMVTAVTQMFLATLQIAGPLIVILFLADVGLGLLTRVAPALNAFQMGYPSRS; translated from the coding sequence ATGGCCATGGGGTTCGACATGAACGCGGTGGAGGCCGTGATGCTCGCAGGTGTCCGCATCGTCGCCTTCTTGTTCATCGCGCCCCCGTTCTCGTACTCGGCGATCCCGGCCCGGGTGAAGGCGATTCTCTCGATCGGCCTCGCGCTGGCCGTCTCGCCGCGCGTCGTGCCGGGCTACCACGAGCAGTCGACCGGCGACTTCCTGGTCTCGCTCGTGCTGCAGATCGTCGCGGGGGCCGCTCTCGGCTTCCTGGTCTGGCTCGTGTTCGCCGCGGTGCAGGCGGCCGGCAGCGCCATCGACCTCTTCGGCGGCTTCCAGCTCGCCATGGCCTACGACCCCGGGTCGCAGGTCAACGGCGCGCAGTTCACCCGCCTCTTCCAGATGACCGCCCTCGTGCTGATGTTCACCTCCGGCGGCTATCAGCTGGTGCTCGGCGGGCTCCTCCGCACCTTCGACGCGATCCCCGTCACGGGTGCGCTCGACCTCACGAACCCGGCGCAGCTGATGGTGACCGCGGTCACGCAGATGTTCCTCGCCACGCTGCAGATCGCCGGGCCCCTGATCGTGATCCTCTTCCTCGCCGACGTCGGGCTGGGCCTGCTCACCCGCGTGGCGCCCGCGCTCAACGCCTTCCAGATGGGCTACCCCTCAAGATCATGA
- a CDS encoding flagellar biosynthesis protein FlhB: MSDTSGEKTEKATEKRMKEVHGKGQLSKSQDLSAWVGVGAAVFMMPSTIARAKAAGLHQMLTVQSVIAAPTPAKATAALSQGLESIGGIILPMLIVTAIAALVVSIAQGGIHFKKSILKFEHFNLLNGVKHLFGPQALWNGVKILLKTGVVALVLWGVVHGLMPILMNSGLPLTSLISATSGGVSSLVVGAVAAGLAMGGLDVMVVMRRNRKKTRMTKKEIKDENKQSDGDPLIRHQRRQRALAISRNRMMSKIVDADVVMINPTAFAVALVYEPGRSAPRVVAKGKGEVARGIRERAEAEGVPMVEDVPLTRALHRLCEIGEEIPVDLYTPVARVLTFVMALKARGSSAVPGTHSMPGGTIPLDPEDAEVSEDVDSPERIPDPTASPTTLIGALS; this comes from the coding sequence GTGAGCGACACCTCCGGCGAGAAGACCGAAAAAGCCACCGAGAAGCGGATGAAGGAGGTCCACGGCAAGGGCCAGCTCTCGAAGTCGCAGGATCTCTCGGCGTGGGTCGGAGTCGGCGCCGCCGTCTTCATGATGCCCTCGACCATCGCCCGGGCGAAGGCCGCCGGCCTCCACCAGATGCTCACCGTCCAGAGCGTGATCGCCGCGCCCACCCCGGCGAAGGCCACGGCAGCGCTGTCGCAGGGCCTCGAGTCGATCGGCGGCATCATCCTGCCCATGCTGATCGTCACGGCCATCGCGGCGCTGGTCGTCAGCATCGCCCAGGGTGGCATCCACTTCAAGAAGTCGATCCTGAAGTTCGAGCACTTCAACCTGCTGAACGGCGTGAAGCACCTGTTCGGCCCGCAGGCGCTCTGGAACGGCGTGAAGATCCTGCTCAAGACCGGTGTCGTCGCCCTCGTGCTCTGGGGGGTCGTCCACGGCCTGATGCCGATCCTGATGAACTCCGGCCTGCCACTCACCTCCCTCATCTCCGCCACGTCGGGCGGCGTCTCGTCGCTGGTGGTCGGGGCCGTCGCCGCGGGCCTCGCCATGGGCGGCCTCGACGTGATGGTGGTCATGCGCCGCAACCGCAAGAAGACGCGCATGACCAAGAAAGAGATCAAAGACGAGAACAAGCAGTCGGACGGCGACCCGCTGATCCGCCATCAGCGCCGCCAACGAGCCCTCGCCATCAGCCGCAACCGGATGATGTCGAAGATCGTCGACGCCGACGTCGTCATGATCAACCCGACCGCGTTCGCCGTCGCCCTCGTCTACGAGCCCGGCCGCTCGGCGCCCCGCGTCGTCGCGAAGGGCAAGGGCGAAGTCGCCCGAGGAATCCGCGAGCGAGCCGAGGCCGAAGGCGTGCCGATGGTCGAAGACGTGCCGCTGACCCGCGCCCTGCACCGCCTCTGCGAGATCGGCGAAGAGATCCCCGTCGACCTCTACACGCCCGTCGCCCGCGTACTCACCTTCGTCATGGCGCTGAAGGCCCGCGGCTCGTCGGCCGTGCCCGGCACGCACTCCATGCCGGGCGGCACGATCCCGCTCGACCCGGAGGACGCCGAAGTCTCCGAAGACGTCGACAGCCCTGAACGCATCCCCGACCCCACCGCCTCCCCGACCACCCTCATCGGAGCCCTGTCATGA